From the genome of Aquiluna borgnonia:
CGGATGCGGTCCGAGAAGCCTCTGATCCCAAGACCTCGCTGATTGAAAAGCTTCAGAAGCTAAAGCGGGAAGCTCCAAGGTATGAGGTTGAGGGCGTGGGTCCAGAGCATGAGCGCATCTACACCGCAACCTGTTTCTCTGGCTCCCAGGAGCTTTCTAAGGGCTCTGGAACCACAAAGCGCAGTGCTGAGACTCAGGCGGCAATAAACGCCCTCAGAGCGCTGTTGGAGTCATAGTGCCAGAGCTTCCAGAAGTCGAGACCGTTCGCAGCGGTCTCGCCCAGCACCTGGTGGGTGCAGTGGTCACCTCCATCGAGGTATTTGACGCCAGGTCTCTGAAAAAAAATGTTTCGGGAGCCCAAGGTTTTCTGGATGAGCTGACCGGATCAACACTTCAAGCGGTGGTTCGACGAGGTAAATTTTTGTGGCTTCCAATATCAGGTTCCAGGGCCATGGTTGGACACCTAGGCATGAGCGGTCAGATTTTGGTTCGAACCCCGGGCTTTGAATCAGATCCGCAAACCAGAGTGGTAATTCATGTCGTTTCAGCATCTGGTGATGAGTTGGAAATTCGGTTTGTGGATCAGCGGTTATTCGGCGGGCTTGCAATTGACGATTTGGTTGAAACAACTGATGGCAAGCCCGGGGGTTATTCTCCGGAGGCCGCCAGCGGTGCAATGATTCCGGCAACCGTTTCC
Proteins encoded in this window:
- the mutM gene encoding bifunctional DNA-formamidopyrimidine glycosylase/DNA-(apurinic or apyrimidinic site) lyase; this encodes MPELPEVETVRSGLAQHLVGAVVTSIEVFDARSLKKNVSGAQGFLDELTGSTLQAVVRRGKFLWLPISGSRAMVGHLGMSGQILVRTPGFESDPQTRVVIHVVSASGDELEIRFVDQRLFGGLAIDDLVETTDGKPGGYSPEAASGAMIPATVSHIARDLLDPDFDAGDVASRMVKKNSGIKRVLLDQNLLSGIGNIYADESLWLAKLHYDRLASSISKKKHLELIEIAKAVLVKAVAQGGTSFDEQYKNVNGESGYFSQSLNAYGMTGLPCNRCGTPIKREAWANRGSHFCPRCQKR